ctgctccagagtgtcccattctattggtcagtgcttttctatggggattgcacaaggtgtgtgtgtggtcagtgatgggtgcaccttaaagtagcagAATTCATTAATTAAATGAGCTGTCTGGATAGTTTTGGACAGACAGCTCTGTTGGTGAATCGTGTCATTCACCTTCTCCTTCGTTGTTGAAGCCGTAGGCCTTGATGACCTCTTGCTGGATTTGTGTAGCTACAGGCAATACGAGCTGCAGCATCTTCCCCATGTCATTACAGGCACTCTCTCTGGCCTCCTCCATTCGAGCTGCATTCTCAGGCACTGAGAAGGCCTGAATGACTTCACTCAGAACAACTGACAAAGAAAAGAATACATGGATTACTGCTTACATTAAAGTTGTACTGGAATGAGCTTCATCAGGACTGGGGAGGAGTGTAAAAGGCAAAACCACCCCCCTGTAAAACTGCCATCCCTTATTGGATTAAAGGAGGATTCCacctaatttttaaaaatttctacataattcaaccactgaggtgtaaacagagtgatccagagtggtttggtctgaaatgggtctttttctttacagtggcagtgataggaaccaggggtcaccatgactacaacacaaatatagacactgtatttactgtctaaacttcaaaatgttttaatgggTCGACAGTTTTGTCctaccctgcatgtacctctctgccacaACAGCTTAGACCAAAAGCTTATTTTAGAGATATCATAAAGCATAAAGGAAAACTagtgctgcttttttttaatgggctttctttgtctgtttttacaAAGCTGACTCTCTGAAAGAATTCAACAAAACCGGTACTCTGCTATGcccatacatttacatttacatttacagcatttagcagatgctcttatccagagcgacttacaagaagagctttgtcaatctagagaaagtatctttcctagttaccaatagcttagagaaaaagacagtcctgagctcagaggCAGTAAATGGCAGTAAAATCTCTTGAAACTTGAATTATGTGGAAGatgtgaaaaatcagtggaattaccCTTTAACAGTGTCATGTGGCACAAATCACATAAAGGCatacattattaatatttaaatcaGAATTGAGTTTTGTACATCATTTTGCTTTGGCTGTACATCACAAGGGTCAAAGCCTGCTGATCCTCTGTGTACAATAAGGTgatggttgggatagtgtagtggttaacacctctgcctcctacgctgtagactggggttcaatcccccaccagggtaaccaccctacactataccaataagagtccttgggcaagactcctaacaccaccttcgcctgcttgtgtaaaatgatcaaattgtaagtcgctgtgGATAAGAGACGTactaatatgtatatgtacagtaGGTGCAAAGCAGCACCAGAAGTCATTGgttttcttgaaaaaaaaatctctaggTGTTTAGTAggagtagtaataataataataataataataataataataatgagatgAAGATTCTCTCCTACCTCTGGCCTGTTCTATGGTCAGAGTGGGCTGCTGGGCTGGAGCTGATGCCATACCGGCAGGTCAACCTCTCAGATGTGACACTGAAAACAACCAGTGATTTGTAATGACAACGAAATATACagacaatatatataaacatatataaacagacAATGAAGAACTGATCAACTAATAAACATTCATTCTTAAAGGCAACCGTGAGTTCTATaactatagaaccatttcatgcttaaatggttcttcgcatggtgaaatggtccttcaAACTGAtgaagaatatgttgtatatggttcaaCATAGAGTATTTTTGaaaactgcactgctgtgtgaCGATGTCTCCTGTAACAGGAGAACTTCTTGGCGCTATAAAGCCATAACCATGTACCATATAATccccataaatctgaagaaccatttcaccatgcaaagaaccaagaAGCACGAAATgaactcatggctctaaacagaaccactgtctaAAAGACGTCTTTTTTAAGTTGTACAGTAACGCAGGATCGTTCGACATAGTTTAGCGTTAACGAATGTAAATATGAGAAAGCAAATGAGCGGTCGCGCTCCAATAACCGAACTTGTGTACTAACTAGGTTAGTGCGCCTGGCTAGTGCGCAGGGTCCGTTTCAAATCGACGGCGGACACACATTATATGAGCCACAGTTACATAATTTACAGCCACTTGATCAGCTTGGAAAAAATGATAATAAGCGCTAATACGCTGTGGGATCCCAGGACTGGGACGATCAACTCCTATATCAAGGGACTAAATAAACTAGTGTCTACAAAATGTTCTAACCTAGATCGCACGTGTGATGCTTACGCTTATTTATACCAACATTTATACTCGCACGTGATTAAGAGAGAAGACAACCCAGCTGAAAGCAGCATTTAATGGCTTTTAGGTTTGTTTGAACTGAAAGTGTGTTAGCTAGTGTACTAGGGAGCAGCACGCACGATCGCCAATGGGAACACAGCCAGTTTGTGTCAACGCTATACAGGGCCGACCTGCACTGTATCTACAGCTACAGCATCTCCTGCGTCTTCTCAATTGCCCACCGTTGCTCATAACGTCAACCCTGTAATGCGTGAAGTTTCACTGTTTCTGTACTTACAGTAAAGCGCTGCTGGTCGAAAACAGAGCCGAACTGGACACAGACTCCCGACAGCGAGTAAACACACCGGTGCGTCGCTGGAATCTGACCGTGTGCTACAAACAAAGTAGGAACTGTCGTCGCCCTTCAGCTTGTCCACTGAGCTACTCGGTTTCATTTGAGGTTTCGAGCTCTTTTGATGCAGACATGGAGCAGAAGCTGGCAGAGTTCAGAGCTCGAAAGAGGGCCGAGATGGAAGCGGAGAAAAGCGCACAGGACGAGAGACGTGAGCAGAAGGATCCGACTGAGCCGCTGGTGGAAGCAGCCTCTGCAGAGGAGGCGCAGAGCAAAGCAGACAAACTCCAAGAGAAGGTGGCGGACAGttcactgctctctctcctcagcaGACTTACAACAGTTTAGTTTAACGGAAGGTCACCGCAGTATGGATGCTTCTTTCCAACTACATCAACTACTATGCCGTTCATTGTGGAAGCTCGTTTCCGCCACAGGAAAAATACACAGCGATTTACTATCTCAAAATCATGACTCGGTGTGAGCCGATTCTTAGATGCCAAGCAAATTATGAGACTGTAAGTCATACTTACATGACATAGCAAAGTGATGAGATACCAAGccaaaatgatgaaaaacaccattttttaaaatgatttactaaatagctgtacatttttttcctgGTGGCGTAAACAGGCTTCCGTAGTTTACTTGGTTATGTCCAACATCTAAAGTTACGGGCTGCATTTTTATAGTTCGTACTAAGTCTTAATGTGTCATAAACCGGAGTAACACATCTGTGCGACCTTAATTAAGACCTGGATGCTTTTTGAGCGAGTTTAGGTTTTTgggatgtatttttacagacGTTGTTTCGGCTGTGGATTTCCAGAGTTTGGTAACAACGTTAGCTTTGCTTTTTCCCCCAGGAAAGCTCTGAATGGCTGCTGGACAGTGCTCTGGGCCGCTGGCTGGGAGTGCAGCGATTGGCCTTCACTAATCTGACCCTGCTGAAAGTGCTGCTTTGGCTGGTGCTACTTGGGCTTTTCTCTGAACTTGAATTTGGGCTGCCGTTTTTCCTCCTGTCTCTGTTCTACTGGATCTATGAAGGTCTGCGGAGTCCCACTGCGAGACGACCTGGAGAGCTCAGCGCTTACTCGGTCTTTAATCCCGACTGCCAGCCAATCTTGGGCACTTTAACTGCTGAACAgctggagggagagatggggtACAGACCCATGGCCAACAGACTGAGGTCATGACGGACTACTGAAAGCTGGTTAGAACTCTGCTGCAGAAGAAATGGATGTCTACACTGTCCAGCACACATGACCTTCTGGACAATCTGAATCAGAGGACGTTAAAGAGTGACTAATATGAGGagggcttaaaaaaaaaagtgaaatattgtATAAAAGTCATGTTTGAGTGCAGCTCCCCACATTTAACTGGATCTTGAATGGGAGATTGGACACAGGCCTGTTTTAAGTCTGCATTCCTTCAAAATATGTAGGCAAAAAAAGGGTCCCCTTAACCCCATTAGCTTATATCTATGATATAGTTGCATAAGTTGTACATTTGTGGTACAGTTGTACTCAGACGTTTGTCCTGGAGTAATGTCCCCTTTATAGATGATATCAGCCTTTTTCATTAGTGACCTAGTTTTTGACCGCAAAGCaataaacaaaatacataaacaatgcatttataattgtttaagcaaacatttacacatataGCTAAAACACAAACCTAGTGCCTTCGTTAcaaacacttccacttttttCCTGCATCTAAGTGACATCAGAACCTGGCATTTTGTCAGTGCAGTTGTGTGGCGAAATAAGGTCTTCTGGCCAAATGGCTTTCAGGGTAATTTATTGGGTTTGGGCGCTTTAAATTTTCTCTTGATAAACTTGTTCATACCAGATGACTCTTCATATGCATTCAAGTAACAGCTGTATGtctgtataaatgtatatatgcgCATCTATATTTGCGTCCAGACCGCATCTGCCTTGCTGTCAAAACAGGTCACTCATGAAAGGGGCCACgagaaacacagaacaatatttAGTACAATTTATCATACATGACTTAACTTCTGAGAACCACTGCATACAGTTTCAAATTGGCGACGGTTGGCACAGGCACAACATCAGACAATGCAGAATGCTGGCCAGTGACAGCTGTTTAAAGATGTACATAAAACTCCTACTCTGGACTTTCAACTGCTATtgatcatttaatttttttgataAACAGCATTCTTTCTGTTTCCAAGAAAATCAGTTTAactaattaaaaacaaacattccaAGCGttcatgtttatgtttacaAACTGCCTTCACTTTATATCACAGAGCAGTGCAACCCCACGCATTATCCAATGGTCAGGTGGCTGTACTGTGCGTAGGACTATTCCTGTGATGTAGGTGAGGTCAGTACGTCTTGGTTTCTTGTAGATGGGGCATATGTAAAGCTTAGGATCTTTAGGGGCAATAGAATTGATGGCAAACATGTGCACTACAGGAAGAGGGGTGAACAGCACTTTGGGTGTGGATTCGGTGAGGCGACAATTCCTGCGGTCCCAGCCAGCCCCGTCTAGGTACAGACCGTACACATACACTCCTTCCTACAGCATGAAGGAAGCAGTGGAAACAGAGTTAATAAAAGGAATGCACCAGTGTGACATTTCTCAGTCAACAATAACCAATATTTAACACACTGTTGTTGCCAATATTTAAatcaatgaaaataaaataaaaaattctgtATTTTAAGCTCACACTAGATGGATTAAAAATTAATCagtgatttattttatattgcTGTGACAGCTACATGTGTGATGTCAATCGCTGTAAACATCTACAAccctattcaattgaatccactacaaagacgagatatttaatgttcaaatggataaacttcattgttttttgcaaatattcactcattttgaatttgatgcctgcaacacgttccaaagaagttgggacaggggcaacaaaagactgggaaagttgaggaatgctcaaaaaacacctgtttggaacattccacaggtgaacaggttaactggaaacaggtgagtgtcatgattgggtataaagggagcgtccctgaaaggctcagtcgttcacgagcaaggacgggcgaggttcaccactctgtgaacaactgcgtgagcaaatagtccaacagtttaagaacaacgtttctcaacgtgcaactacaggaatttagggatttcatcatctacagttcataatatcatcaaaagattcagagaatctggagaaatctctgcaggtaagcagcaaggcagaaaaccaacactgaatgcccgtgaccttcgacccctcaggcagcactgcattaaaaacctacatcattctgtaacggatattcccacatgggctcaggacacttcagaaaaccactgtcagtgaattCAGTTcttcgctccatctacaagctcatctgagatggactgacgcagagtggaaaagtgtcctgtggtctgacgcgtccacatttcacactgtttttggaaatcatggacaccgtgtcctccgggccaaagaggaaaaggactgtccggattgttttcagcgtaaagttcaaaagccagcatctctgatggtgtgggggtgtgttagtgcccatggcaggggtaacctgcacatctgtgaaggccccattaatgctgaaaggtacatgcaggttttggagcaacatctgctgccatccaagcagcgtctttttcagggacgtcctgcttatttcagcaagacgatgccaagccacattctgcacatgttacaacagcgtggcttcgtagtaaaagagtgcaggtactagactgacctgcctgcagtccagaccgtctcccattgaaaatgtgtggcacattatgaagctcaaaatacgacagcggagcccccggactgctgagcagctgaagctggacatcaagcaggaatggggaagaattccacctacaaagcttcaacaatcagtgtcctcagttcccaaacgcttattgagtgttaaaaggaaaggtgatgtaacacagtggtaaacacttctttggaacgtgttgcaggcatcaaattcaaaatgagtgaatatttgcaaaaaaacaataaagtttaccccgcgaccctgacggagaagcggcttagataatggatggatggatggatggacaataaagtttacccgtttgaacattaaacatctttgtagtgtattcaattgaatacaggttgaaaaggatttgcaaatcatcgtattctgtttttatttatgttttacacaatgtcccaacttcattggaattggggttgtatattactgtatttaaatattatatattacttaGCAAACTTTCACAGCTGCTTACATACTTAAGATAGATGAATGTAGCATTACAGGCTTGTCCACCTTTATCACAAAGCCGTGTCTGTGTATACTTTTACTAAAGCAGAGCAGGAACTGAACCCTcatgttttttgggggggtgaaGGTTGGGGCAGTGGGAGTGTGGTGTTATTATCTACTATGTTGTATGCAGAAAAGAACATCAATACTGAATATACATCCTGCAGTGTGCGCAGGCTAAGAGCAAGCTGCAGAAATATTGCTTATAATTATCTGCTACAATACCAGTATCGGACACATTAAATCACATTTATAATTTTGCATTATTGGTCAAATAACATTCACTGCGACATACTGTGCACCCTTGATGCCCATCATCTTACCAATATGCCTCTTATACTTGTTATATGTTAAACCTACGGATGGTGAAGCAGTGATCTCCTCCTTGGTTTGCTTCAGCACTTCATTATGCAGAGCAACTGTGTCCAGAGCCCAGCCTTTGTGCGCCCTTGTCACCTCCTGCCGCATAGCTGTCAGGAAACCTGCAACACAAAGTTATTCATTATTAAGTACCCAGGAGATATAGGTGAGTTAGGTATAATTCTAAATTTGAATTATAATTTTTAATGGTTATTGGAATTTCATGATGGACAGGAAATATGTGGTATATTTCTTCATGAATAGTGTAGTGTAGCAGGTACATATTAGGTGTACACTAAACATCATATTTATATAGGTCCATATTTTAGCCTACCCTGGGGATTGAAAAAGCCAGTCATCCAGAATGTTTTGGGCCTGCCCTCAAAGACCCAGCTGTGAAACTGAATATTTCTCTCCAACAGTTCAGTGAACCAAAACCCCAAGGTAGTTGATTCCCAAGACAACTTTTTCCACAAGTTTGGTACACGAGCATCAAACATGTTGTCGAGAGCATCCCTGAggttctaaatgaaaataacatattttaacaGGCCACAAAATTTATTTTACTGGGCTAAGAAATGTGTATAACATTTGTAAAACAATGGTGGCACAGCCAAACAAAATAGTACAGATTTCAGCTGTGTTAACAGTTGTAAGAAATTCAGGGCAATCTGttattataatgtataatgttgTACAGAtaacagatacactatatttccaaaagtattcactcacccatccaaattgttgaattcaggtgttccaatcaactccatggccacaggtgtataaaaccaagcccctaggcctgcagactgcttctacagacattagtgaaagaatgggtcgctctcaggagctcagtgaattccagggtggtaccatgataggatgccacatgTGCAACAGGTCCactcgtgaaatttccttgctactaaatattccacagttaactgtcagtAGTATAAGAAAGTGGAAGTCACTGGgagcgacagcaactcagccatgaagtggggtcagcggatgctaagtccatcgctacagacctcccaacttcatgtggccttcagatcagctcaagaacagcatatagagcttcatggaatgggtttccacggctgagtagctgcatccaagccttacatcaccaatgCTCCATGCAATGCATCGAATGCAGAGGTGTAAAGCGCTGgtactggactctagagcagtggagatgtgttctctggactgccgaatcatgcttctccatctagcaatccaatggatgactctgggtttggcggctgccaggaaaacagtatttgtctgactgcattgtgccaagtgtaaagtttggtggaggggggatcatggtatggggctgtttttcaggagttgggctaggtcccttagttacagtgaaaggaactcaatgttTCAGAAcaccaagatattttggacaattccatGCACCTactttgtgggaagagtttggggatgaccccttcctgttctagcaaggttcataaagacatagatgagtgagtctgtgtggaggaacttgacctcaacccgatagaacagctctgggatgaattagactGCGTGCCAggtcttctcgtccaacatcagtgtctgacctcacaaatgtgcttctggaagaacggtcaaaaattttaataaacacactcctaacccttgtggaaagccttcccagaagagttgaagctgttatagctacaaaggccaacatcatactaaaccctatggattaagaatgggatctcaatttcatatgcgtgtgaaggcagacgaacgaatacttttggcaatatagtgtaggaGTCAACAATTAGAAAATGACTACCACTAGAGGGGAAAAATGTAACAGTGAACATCAAACAATTCTTACCTCACTCATAATAATTGTACCTTCAATGGCCAATTTAAGGTCATTCAAGCTAGTGCGCAGTACAGTAATAATCCTCTGCATGCGGTCAACCTCCTGACGCAGGAAAATGTTCATGGAGTTCAGAGCTCCCATTTTTACAAGTCTAGCTTTAACctgttcaaataaaatgttacagaaCAACTGAAAGATATTGTTTTGCATCTTTAAACAAAATCTTGATTTTTATTTGCCAATTAATTGCTCTCTTCTAATTTTGATCTGTGGCTCTACTTGACAGGTGACTCTTCTGCAAGTTACAACAACTGCTAACTCTCATGTGACTACAATGAAAGTGCTTGCAAACCCAACATTAGCAAAGTATTCAGTATGGTTGTGTCTTGTACCTCAAGCCGGTTTATTACATACCAGCAAATCTGGACTGTACCAAGAGATAATACATGCCGGTTTATTACATGCCAGCAAATCTGGACTGCAACAAGAGATTAGCTGATTTGAGAGTATAGATCATACCAAGGTGATTTATTACCTACAAAAAAGTGACAAGTTTTTAATCACCTGGCTTAAGACACTGGCAAGTAGCGGGTCAAATGCCAGTTAACTAAACTAgcataaacaatgtaaattatACATTATCATAAATCCTTTAAATGAATATGCCAGCT
This genomic interval from Pygocentrus nattereri isolate fPygNat1 chromosome 4, fPygNat1.pri, whole genome shotgun sequence contains the following:
- the grcc10 gene encoding protein C10, whose product is MASAPAQQPTLTIEQARVVLSEVIQAFSVPENAARMEEARESACNDMGKMLQLVLPVATQIQQEVIKAYGFNNEGEGVLKFARLVKMYESQDPEIAAMSVKLKSLLLPPLSTPPIGGGIPAS
- the saysd1 gene encoding SAYSvFN domain-containing protein 1, whose product is MEQKLAEFRARKRAEMEAEKSAQDERREQKDPTEPLVEAASAEEAQSKADKLQEKESSEWLLDSALGRWLGVQRLAFTNLTLLKVLLWLVLLGLFSELEFGLPFFLLSLFYWIYEGLRSPTARRPGELSAYSVFNPDCQPILGTLTAEQLEGEMGYRPMANRLRS